A region of the Myxococcus stipitatus DSM 14675 genome:
ATGTCCAACCGCTTGATACGCATGCCAGCGGGCTCCTGGGGGACGCGCGAGGTACGAGTGAAAAGTGAGCGCGAGGCCGAAAAATCGGCCTCGGAACGATTTCTGGAGGACTACCAGCCGGTTCCCAGGCGATCAAGCGTGACCATGCCTCGCGTGGCCATACGTTCGGCTGCTTGCCCTTTTGGCGGGCCTGGCCAACCAAGGAAGGTCCGCTCCCGGACTTGCACCCTGGCCACCCCACCCTACCTTCCCATTGACTTTTCCGGAGGTTGCCTACGTTCCAGCCCTTTCTTGCCGTGATGCTCCTCATGGGAGCGTCCCCTACGCCGGAGGTAGCACCCCGGTCTGACACGCAGGCGGTGGAGGCGCCGGCGGCCTGTCCCAACCCCTACTTTCCCCTCGAGGAAGGGCTGACGCTGACCTACCGGGCGGGCACCTCCTCCACGTTCGTGATGAGCACCCACGGGGTGACGCCGACGCCCGAGGGGCTGCGCGGCAAGCTCCTGGTGAAGCTCAAGGACCGGCAGGGCGAGACTGAAGCAACCTGTAGCGCCGAAGGCATGAGCCTGGGCCTGGGCGGCCTGGAGGGCGCGCTCCTGTCGGCGTCCGGCATGGAAGTGCAGGTGGTGAGCTCCGAGGGCGTGGCGGTGCCCGCGCCGGCGAGCCTGGTTCCCGGCGGCACGTGGAAGAACAGCCTCTCCGTCAAGCTGCGGCCTCCGGCGAGCAAGACGGGCGGACTCCGGCCCACCATCTCCACCACGTTCGACAAGGCGGCCACCGTCGAGGGCGAAGAGGACGTCACTGTGGCCGCGGGGACCTTCAAGGCGCTCAAGGTGCGCAACGTCGTCACCGCCAGGGCCACGCGTCCAGGCGCCGAGGGCCGCTCCATGGAGACCACCGTCTGGCTCGCGCCCGGCGTCGGAATCGTCAAGCTGACGACAGCCGACGGCACGGGCCTGGAACTGCTCCAGGTGGAGCGTCCGCGCCCCGCTCAGGCCAAGGCCAGCACGAAGGCGAAGCGGCCCCTCAAGAAGGCCGCCGCGGCCGACAAGAAGCCTCCCGCCGAGCCGTGAGCCCCTGGCGGGCTCAGGCTCCGGAGGACTCGCCGCCGGAGGAGGACGCGGGCGGCACGTCTCCGGTCCCCGCCGCGCCCTGAGCAGGGTCGCCTGGCGACGCCGCGGGCGCCTCCGTGGGCGAGCGCGGCGCGGCGCGGGACTGAGGCTCCACCGTCACCCGCACGACGCGGGGTCCGTCGACCTCCTCCACCTGGATGCGCCACATGTCGAGCTTCAGCGAGTCGCCCTTCTCGG
Encoded here:
- a CDS encoding DUF3108 domain-containing protein — protein: MGASPTPEVAPRSDTQAVEAPAACPNPYFPLEEGLTLTYRAGTSSTFVMSTHGVTPTPEGLRGKLLVKLKDRQGETEATCSAEGMSLGLGGLEGALLSASGMEVQVVSSEGVAVPAPASLVPGGTWKNSLSVKLRPPASKTGGLRPTISTTFDKAATVEGEEDVTVAAGTFKALKVRNVVTARATRPGAEGRSMETTVWLAPGVGIVKLTTADGTGLELLQVERPRPAQAKASTKAKRPLKKAAAADKKPPAEP